DNA sequence from the Candidatus Methylomirabilota bacterium genome:
GGTCATGAGGGCGGAGATTCCCACGATCTGCGCGTTGTGCTCGGTCACCGCGGCCACGAACTTCTCGGGAGCCACGTCGCGGCCGAGGTTCACGACCTTGAAGCCGGCCCCCTCCAGCATCATGGCGACCAGGTTCTTGCCGATGTCGTGGAGATCGCCCTGCGCCGTCCCGATCACCACCACGCCGAGGTCCTGCTGTTCGCGCGCGGCCGCGGTGATGAGGGGCTTGAGGAGATCGAGGCCGGCGTACATGGCGCGCGCGGAGAGCAGGACCTGGGGCACGTAGTACTCATTGCGCCGAAACTTTTCCCCCACGACGTCCATCCCCGGGATCAGGCCGCGGAAGATAAGCGCCTTCGGATCCATGGCGAGGGCGAGACCTTCCTGCGTCTTCTTCGCCACCGTGTCCTTGTCGCCGAGGATCAGGGCGCGTGACATGGTGGGGTAGTCGAACTCGGCCGCGGGGTCACTCATGCAGGGGTCGCCACCCCCCGCCCCTTCGTGCTGGGATACCCCGCGCGCGTCCACGCCCCCATGCCGCCCGCCACGTTGAACCAGGCCGCGGGCACGCCCTCGCGGGCCAGCGCGCTGATGGCGAGGCTCGAGCGCAGCCCGCCCGCGCACACCACGGCGATCGGGCGCCCCGCGGGCAGCTCGGCGCGCCGACGCACGATCTCGGCGAGCGGCACGTGCTGCGCGCCCTCGATGTGCCCCTCGTCCCACTCGAAGGGCTCCCGCACATCGACGACGACGAGGTCGGGCCGCTCTTCTCGCATCGTGGCGAGGTCGTGGACGCTGA
Encoded proteins:
- a CDS encoding corrinoid protein, encoding MSDPAAEFDYPTMSRALILGDKDTVAKKTQEGLALAMDPKALIFRGLIPGMDVVGEKFRRNEYYVPQVLLSARAMYAGLDLLKPLITAAAREQQDLGVVVIGTAQGDLHDIGKNLVAMMLEGAGFKVVNLGRDVAPEKFVAAVTEHNAQIVGISALMTTTMPAMKRTIDALAKAGLRERVKVMIGGAPVSQTYADEIGADGYARDSTLAVVRAKELLGVQAAA